In the genome of Triticum urartu cultivar G1812 chromosome 5, Tu2.1, whole genome shotgun sequence, one region contains:
- the LOC125506479 gene encoding coniferyl alcohol acyltransferase-like, producing the protein MANDSSRVRVVRRSTVKASVTRPGAVLPVSNLDLLYYPMPLSMVCAYRRPSTGGGFVDVVAAFEAKLPFLLDHFFPLAGRIVANPRSGLPEVHCDNQGAELVVGEVGLALGSLDFGDLDASLVRVGVPVQYAADVALSVQLVSFSCGGFVVSWSTNHGLADGCALCMIVDAWSELARSGTIVAAPNYDRSVFRPRAAPSHGPSVGDLFLPLVSERLVNALTAGGSLLGRTYYVEERDLAMLRAQASADGERGASRVEAVSAYLWKVFAATVGSSDESCRMGWWVNGRRRVTTAPEEAMRNYVGNVTTFAVAEASVDAIQRRPLPEIASMVRKSIRSTATDEHFQELVDWVEEHKGKGNGKAAVKFVETATVGLGSPAMGVTSFASFSVDTDFGFGHAAVAMPTWVDCGRLCSGFVKIMARPGGDGGGGGSWIFGMSVWPKLAAALDSDEQRIFKPLTAECLGLMAAGN; encoded by the coding sequence ATGGCAAACGATTCTTCGCGCGTCCGCGTGGTTCGCAGGAGCACCGTCAAGGCCTCCGTCACGCGGCCCGGCGCCGTGCTTCCCGTCTCCAACCTCGACCTGCTGTATTACCCCATGCCGCTCTCGATGGTCTGCGCCTACCGCAGGCCCTCGACCGGTGGTGGCTTCGTCGACGTCGTCGCCGCCTTCGAGGCCAAGCTGCCGTTCCTGCTCGACCACTTCTTCCCCCTCGCCGGCCGCATCGTGGCCAACCCGCGCTCAGGGCTCCCGGAGGTGCACTGTGACAACCAGGGCGCGGAGCTCGTCGTCGGTGAGGTCGGCCTGGCGCTGGGCAGCCTGGACTTCGGCGACCTGGACGCGTCCCTGGTGAGGGTCGGCGTCCCTGTCCAGTATGCCGCGGACGTCGCGCTGTCGGTGCAGCTCGTTTCGTTCTCCTGTGGAGGGTTCGTTGTGTCCTGGAGCACGAACCACGGCCTCGCGGACGGGTGCGCCCTGTGCATGATCGTTGACGCGTGGTCTGAGCTCGCGCGGTCCGGGACGATCGTCGCCGCCCCGAACTACGACCGCTCTGTCTTCCGCCCTCGTGCCGCGCCGTCGCACGGCCCTTCGGTTGGCGATCTGTTCTTGCCGCTGGTGAGCGAGCGTCTCGTCAACGCCCTCACGGCCGGGGGCTCCTTGCTCGGCCGCACCTACTACGTCGAGGAGCGGGACCTCGCCATGCTGCGCGCGCAGGCGAGCGCCGACGGGGAGCGCGGCGCGAGCCGCGTCGAGGCGGTGTCTGCGTACCTGTGGAAGGTGTTCGCCGCCACCGTGGGCTCGTCGGACGAGAGTTGCCGCATGGGCTGGTGGGTGAACGGGCGACGGCGTGTCACAACCGCGCCGGAGGAAGCCATGCGCAACTACGTCGGCAACGTCACGACGTTCGCGGTGGCGGAGGCGAGCGTGGACGCGATCCAGCGGCGGCCGCTCCCAGAGATCGCGTCGATGGTGCGCAAGTCCATCAGGTCGACGGCCACCGACGAGCACTTCCAGGAGCTGGTGGACTGGGTGGAGGAGCACAAGGGCAAGGGCAATGGCAAGGCTGCGGTCAAGTTCGTGGAGACGGCGACCGTCGGGCTGGGCAGCCCGGCGATGGGCGTGACGTCGTTCGCGTCCTTCAGCGTCGACACGGACTTCGGATTCGGGCACGCCGCCGTAGCGATGCCTACGTGGGTAGACTGCGGGAGGCTGTGCTCCGGCTTCGTGAAGATCATGGCGCGTCCGGGGGGTgacggtggtggtggtggttccTGGATCTTCGGCATGTCCGTTTGGCCGAAGCTCGCCGCAGCGCTCGACTCCGATGAGCAGCGCATCTTCAAGCCTCTCACCGCCGAGTGTCTCGGCCTCATGGCTGCAGGAAATTAG